From Haloarcula hispanica ATCC 33960, the proteins below share one genomic window:
- a CDS encoding PadR family transcriptional regulator: MHDLTGFQRDLLYVIAGREEPHGLAIKEELEAYYEKEIHHGRLYPNLDTLVDKGLVEKGQRDRRTNFYTLTRRGRREIDARREWEDQYVDL; the protein is encoded by the coding sequence ATGCACGACTTGACAGGATTCCAGCGTGACCTTCTCTACGTGATCGCTGGCAGGGAAGAGCCCCACGGCTTAGCTATCAAGGAGGAGCTCGAAGCGTACTACGAGAAGGAGATCCATCACGGTCGTCTGTACCCGAACCTCGACACTCTGGTCGACAAGGGACTGGTCGAGAAGGGCCAGCGCGACCGCCGGACCAACTTCTATACGCTTACGCGCCGCGGGCGTCGTGAGATCGACGCCCGCCGCGAATGGGAAGACCAGTACGTCGACCTGTAA
- a CDS encoding amphi-Trp domain-containing protein, with the protein MVETVLLESEQGLDHSAVAAYLRTVVDSPGDRSEITLSAGRGRGHVAPPSQAEFEVNAERASPEWATVTQYRSRTGVARERDRHRVVYRVRRIVQRFLFGCTAIARIWSLAAK; encoded by the coding sequence TTGGTAGAAACAGTCCTGCTCGAAAGCGAGCAAGGACTCGACCACAGCGCCGTCGCAGCATATCTCAGAACGGTGGTCGACTCTCCGGGAGATAGATCTGAGATCACGCTCAGCGCAGGGAGGGGTCGGGGCCACGTCGCGCCGCCATCACAGGCGGAGTTCGAGGTGAACGCCGAGCGCGCGAGTCCGGAGTGGGCGACGGTAACTCAGTATCGGAGTCGAACCGGAGTGGCCCGAGAACGCGACAGACACAGAGTGGTCTATCGAGTACGTCGTATCGTCCAGCGGTTCCTTTTCGGATGTACAGCAATCGCTCGTATCTGGTCGTTAGCAGCGAAGTAA
- a CDS encoding DUF7117 family protein — MKVRGERECQDCGTRWRYYETGSIACPDCGSIHSVGIDEHTEHTDAPATLDLTPVRSRIDADTTREVADAAAERCREYTRKRGFIDAGELRPLDPTFVAAVELQHVGAHLARELRSGDPAERYFYELLGGADDGDRPAVDEVPSALRVPYGLAMAAAVDSYQRDVRTYLDANSEPTARQLSGRIRDHRKRVEALDGDVDPADANRLVHAARDLGSYITGDESAFVRAENWLTGIEDDTV, encoded by the coding sequence ATGAAAGTCCGCGGGGAGCGCGAGTGTCAGGACTGTGGCACGCGGTGGCGGTACTACGAGACGGGAAGCATTGCCTGTCCGGACTGTGGCAGCATCCACAGTGTCGGCATCGACGAGCACACCGAACACACCGACGCACCGGCCACGCTCGACCTGACGCCGGTGCGGAGCCGAATCGATGCGGATACGACCCGAGAAGTCGCCGACGCGGCAGCGGAGCGCTGCCGGGAGTACACGCGCAAGCGGGGGTTCATCGACGCGGGCGAGCTCCGCCCGCTCGACCCGACGTTCGTCGCCGCGGTCGAACTCCAGCACGTCGGCGCACACCTCGCCCGGGAGTTACGCAGCGGCGACCCGGCAGAGCGGTACTTTTATGAACTGCTCGGCGGGGCTGATGACGGCGACCGTCCGGCCGTCGACGAGGTCCCGTCGGCCCTTCGCGTGCCGTACGGGCTGGCGATGGCGGCCGCTGTCGACAGCTATCAGCGCGACGTGCGGACGTATCTGGACGCCAATTCGGAACCGACCGCACGACAGCTCTCCGGTCGGATTCGCGACCATCGAAAGCGGGTCGAGGCGCTGGACGGCGATGTCGACCCCGCGGACGCGAACCGCCTCGTCCATGCAGCGCGGGACCTGGGGTCGTACATCACCGGCGACGAGAGCGCCTTCGTCAGAGCTGAAAACTGGCTCACCGGAATCGAGGACGACACGGTGTAA
- a CDS encoding NUDIX hydrolase, translated as MPSLADFADRDVHTRRVTRETDTAGVDGVRARADRGLRWAVGALVTDPADRLLFVYEDDIWKLPGGGVETGETRQEAVCREVREETGVRIAVDELAAVTEVTVTDGDREATFFFGTYRGTADATALASDPGLDGESIETVTWRDSVPENCLDESLVRRLR; from the coding sequence ATGCCGTCGCTTGCGGATTTTGCGGACCGCGACGTGCACACCCGCCGAGTAACCAGAGAGACTGACACGGCGGGCGTAGACGGCGTCCGCGCCCGTGCTGACCGCGGCCTTCGCTGGGCGGTCGGCGCGCTCGTCACCGACCCGGCGGACCGCCTGCTGTTCGTCTACGAGGACGACATCTGGAAGCTCCCGGGCGGCGGCGTCGAAACCGGCGAGACGCGTCAGGAGGCAGTGTGCCGCGAGGTCCGCGAGGAGACTGGTGTGCGTATCGCTGTCGACGAACTGGCTGCCGTCACCGAGGTCACAGTAACCGACGGCGACCGCGAGGCGACGTTCTTCTTCGGAACCTATCGCGGGACGGCAGATGCAACGGCGCTCGCGTCGGACCCCGGCCTCGACGGCGAATCGATAGAGACCGTCACGTGGCGGGACTCGGTTCCCGAAAACTGTCTGGACGAGTCGCTTGTACGGCGACTCCGGTGA
- a CDS encoding bifunctional methylenetetrahydrofolate dehydrogenase/methenyltetrahydrofolate cyclohydrolase encodes MTEIIDGDAVAQSIRDDLVASIDHLADAGERPSLATVLMSEDPASETYVSMKQNDCEEVGIEAIDIDIDPDADAAELYDTIEDLNADDDVNGILVQMPVPDHVEDRSVLRAIDPMKDVDGFHPENVGRLVAGDARYKPCTPHGIQKLIESVGVDTEGKDAVVVGRSDIVGKPMANLLIQKAPGGNATTTVCHSRTENLAERTRNADILVAAAGVPEMIDGEMIGEGATVIDVGINRVDADTEKGYELVGDVEYESAKEVAGAITPVPGGVGPMTRAMLLYNTVKATGLQHDIDVDLP; translated from the coding sequence ATGACAGAGATTATCGACGGCGACGCCGTCGCACAGTCGATTCGGGATGACCTGGTCGCGTCCATCGACCACCTCGCCGACGCGGGCGAGCGCCCGTCGCTGGCGACGGTCCTGATGTCCGAGGACCCGGCCAGCGAGACCTACGTCTCGATGAAACAGAACGACTGCGAGGAGGTCGGTATCGAGGCAATCGACATCGACATCGACCCCGACGCGGACGCTGCCGAACTGTACGACACTATCGAGGACCTCAACGCCGACGACGACGTCAACGGCATCCTGGTCCAGATGCCGGTCCCCGACCACGTCGAGGACAGGTCGGTCCTGCGAGCCATCGACCCGATGAAAGACGTCGACGGCTTCCATCCGGAGAACGTCGGCCGACTCGTCGCCGGTGACGCCCGCTACAAGCCCTGCACACCCCACGGCATCCAGAAGCTCATCGAGAGCGTGGGTGTGGACACAGAAGGCAAAGACGCCGTCGTCGTCGGCCGGTCGGACATCGTCGGCAAACCGATGGCGAACCTGCTCATCCAGAAGGCACCGGGCGGCAACGCGACGACGACGGTGTGTCACTCCCGCACCGAGAACCTCGCCGAACGGACGCGCAACGCCGACATCCTCGTCGCCGCGGCTGGCGTCCCGGAGATGATCGACGGCGAGATGATCGGAGAGGGCGCGACGGTCATCGACGTGGGCATCAACCGCGTCGACGCTGACACCGAGAAGGGCTACGAACTCGTCGGCGACGTGGAGTACGAGAGCGCAAAGGAGGTCGCTGGCGCAATCACGCCGGTCCCCGGCGGCGTCGGTCCGATGACTCGCGCGATGTTGCTGTACAATACGGTCAAAGCGACGGGCCTGCAACACGACATCGACGTCGACCTGCCCTGA
- the glyA gene encoding serine hydroxymethyltransferase, translating to MSYETVREADPAVADALEGERGRQNDTLAMIASENHVSEAVMEAQSSELTNKYAEGYPGERYYGGCEYADDVEELAIDRAKELWGADHVNVQPHSGSQANMGVYLGVLEPGDKILSLDLTHGGHLSHGHPANFAGQVYEVEQYKVDEETGYIDYEGLHDHAEEFEPDIIVSGYSAYPREVDFERIQEAADAVDAYHLADIAHITGLVAAGVHESPVGVADFVTGSTHKTIRAGRGGIIMCDEEYADDIDSAVFPGSQGGPLMHNVAGKAVGFGEALAPEFEQYAQQTVDNAVALGDRLKEHGLDLVSGGTDNHLVLIDLRPSHPDTTGKEVEEALEEAGIVLNANTVPGETRSAFNPSGIRAGTPGLTTRGFDEDACREVADLIYEVVDAPHDDDVVAKVSDRVDELTDEYTLYE from the coding sequence ATGAGCTACGAAACCGTACGGGAAGCGGACCCGGCAGTCGCAGACGCCCTGGAGGGCGAACGAGGCCGGCAGAACGACACGCTGGCGATGATCGCCAGTGAGAACCACGTCAGCGAGGCTGTGATGGAGGCACAGAGCTCCGAACTGACGAACAAGTACGCCGAGGGCTACCCCGGTGAGCGCTACTACGGCGGCTGCGAGTACGCCGACGACGTCGAGGAACTGGCAATCGACCGCGCGAAGGAACTGTGGGGCGCGGACCACGTCAACGTCCAGCCACACTCCGGCTCGCAGGCCAACATGGGCGTCTACCTCGGCGTGCTCGAACCCGGCGACAAGATCCTCTCGCTGGACCTGACGCACGGCGGCCACCTCTCGCACGGTCACCCGGCGAACTTCGCCGGGCAGGTCTACGAGGTCGAACAGTACAAAGTCGACGAGGAGACCGGCTACATCGACTACGAGGGACTGCACGACCACGCCGAGGAGTTCGAGCCGGACATCATCGTCTCGGGCTACTCCGCGTACCCGCGCGAAGTCGACTTCGAGCGCATTCAGGAAGCCGCCGACGCAGTTGATGCTTACCACCTCGCGGATATTGCCCACATCACCGGCCTCGTCGCCGCCGGCGTCCACGAGTCGCCGGTCGGCGTCGCCGACTTCGTCACCGGCTCGACGCACAAGACCATCCGCGCCGGCCGCGGTGGCATCATCATGTGCGACGAGGAGTACGCCGACGACATCGACAGCGCGGTGTTCCCCGGCTCTCAGGGCGGCCCGCTGATGCACAACGTCGCCGGCAAGGCCGTCGGCTTCGGCGAGGCGCTGGCCCCCGAGTTCGAGCAATACGCCCAGCAGACCGTCGACAACGCGGTCGCCCTCGGTGACCGACTCAAGGAACACGGCCTGGACTTGGTCTCCGGCGGCACGGACAACCATCTCGTGCTCATCGACCTCCGTCCGTCCCATCCCGACACCACCGGCAAGGAAGTCGAGGAAGCGCTCGAAGAGGCCGGCATCGTCCTCAACGCCAACACCGTCCCCGGCGAGACTCGTTCGGCGTTCAACCCCTCGGGCATCCGCGCCGGTACGCCCGGACTCACCACCCGCGGTTTCGACGAGGACGCCTGCCGCGAGGTCGCCGATCTCATCTACGAAGTCGTCGACGCTCCACACGACGACGATGTCGTGGCGAAAGTCAGCGACCGCGTGGACGAACTGACCGACGAGTACACGCTGTACGAGTAG
- the tbsP gene encoding transcriptional regulator TbsP translates to MTENLLQDDVGSMLTTVFGATDEPVYVVNPSRRTISELVSTLDADSGAPEVRLLADERALKDVMDDFLVASTAADLIDEERLTMRLLDDVPNHSVAVTVDTVYALVTISDTVGGLGTDDAAFVDNAYDYYGSTWEDADEYSLRTPPLNRVQSTLEADIGPETASDFNDVLSSLSTARGDGDGLDEVTISLLVAARNGELLYDISKWGEDVGLASKATFSRTKTKLEDMNLIDTEKVPIDVGRPRLRLMLGDDRLKDAEPDELASVAQSILAA, encoded by the coding sequence ATGACTGAAAATCTCCTGCAAGACGACGTCGGGTCTATGTTGACCACGGTGTTTGGGGCAACTGACGAGCCGGTGTACGTCGTGAACCCGTCGCGGCGGACCATCTCTGAGCTTGTATCGACACTGGACGCGGATTCGGGCGCTCCCGAAGTTCGGCTGCTCGCCGACGAGCGCGCACTGAAAGACGTCATGGACGACTTCCTCGTTGCGAGCACCGCGGCCGACCTCATCGACGAGGAGCGGCTCACGATGCGACTGCTCGACGACGTGCCGAACCACTCGGTCGCGGTAACTGTCGATACGGTGTACGCACTCGTCACCATCAGCGACACGGTCGGCGGTCTCGGGACCGACGACGCGGCGTTCGTCGACAACGCCTACGACTACTACGGCTCGACCTGGGAAGACGCCGACGAGTACTCGCTCCGGACGCCGCCGCTCAACCGCGTCCAGAGCACGCTGGAAGCCGACATCGGCCCGGAAACCGCGTCGGACTTCAACGACGTTCTCAGCTCTCTGTCGACGGCTCGTGGCGACGGCGACGGTCTCGACGAGGTCACCATCAGCCTGCTCGTGGCCGCACGGAACGGCGAACTGCTGTACGACATCAGCAAATGGGGCGAAGACGTCGGACTGGCGAGCAAGGCGACGTTCTCGCGGACGAAGACGAAGCTCGAAGACATGAACCTCATCGACACGGAAAAGGTCCCGATCGACGTGGGTCGACCGCGGCTCCGCCTGATGCTCGGTGACGACCGGCTCAAAGACGCCGAGCCGGACGAGCTGGCCTCCGTGGCTCAGTCGATCCTCGCCGCGTAG
- a CDS encoding YcaO-like family protein, which yields MQTVEVVGRGPAVDALTAFLADIDITVAQPSTPADSSGELAVVVDTVGSETFAAWNDRAKGDDVPWVAVELGGVGGVPVTDAAISGFGPETGCFDCLRTRVEATVDETEEITEAPAAATQRFTGALAGRLVTQFLDGDTALFGTVTELPHTQRRFLPVPGCDCSETPSRTLGDGRRTAPDSEALSRAELGLDDRVGIATEVGEVESFPAPYYLSTLAETAGFSDVSAAAKAAGVAIDWDTAFMKALGENYERYAAGVYRERNLRHGTVVDVPDAVAPDAFVRDEAEWDDSTALPWVPAENLLTDERRSLPAETVHYPPPSNVVRPATTTGLGLGNTVTEALLTGLYEVIERDAAMLSWYSTFEPLRVAVDDHERYDTLRRRAASEGLEVTALLLTQDVDVPVITVALEQDEWPRFALGTDADLDPGTAAVGALEEALQNWMELDSMGPEAAMDAQGAIGRYAESPGEGADLTATETAVPLDSLGPDADLSGEAELETLCDRAADAGLTPYGARLTTRDLEQLGFEAVRVVCPSAQPLFFGGSFFGERAEAVPADLGFEPRLDREHHPFP from the coding sequence ATGCAAACTGTCGAAGTCGTCGGGCGTGGACCGGCCGTCGACGCACTCACTGCGTTTCTCGCTGATATCGACATTACAGTAGCACAGCCGTCGACACCGGCGGACAGCAGTGGCGAACTCGCCGTCGTCGTCGATACCGTCGGGTCAGAGACGTTTGCGGCGTGGAACGACCGAGCGAAAGGCGATGACGTCCCGTGGGTCGCCGTCGAACTGGGCGGCGTTGGCGGCGTCCCGGTGACTGACGCCGCGATCAGCGGCTTCGGACCCGAGACGGGCTGTTTCGACTGTCTGCGGACTCGGGTCGAGGCGACGGTCGACGAGACCGAGGAGATCACAGAAGCCCCGGCGGCGGCCACGCAACGATTCACGGGAGCGCTGGCGGGCCGACTGGTAACCCAGTTTCTCGACGGCGACACTGCCCTCTTCGGGACAGTTACGGAACTCCCACATACGCAGCGCCGGTTCCTCCCCGTCCCGGGCTGTGACTGCAGTGAGACGCCGAGCCGTACCCTCGGCGACGGTCGCCGAACGGCCCCGGACAGCGAGGCGCTCTCGCGGGCGGAACTGGGCCTCGACGACCGGGTCGGTATCGCCACGGAGGTCGGCGAAGTCGAGTCGTTCCCCGCCCCGTACTACCTGTCGACGCTCGCCGAGACTGCCGGTTTCAGCGACGTATCGGCCGCCGCCAAGGCCGCCGGTGTTGCCATCGACTGGGACACGGCGTTCATGAAAGCGCTGGGCGAGAACTACGAGCGGTACGCGGCCGGGGTCTACCGAGAAAGGAATCTGCGGCACGGGACGGTCGTCGATGTTCCGGATGCCGTCGCACCCGACGCGTTCGTCAGGGACGAGGCCGAATGGGACGACTCGACGGCGCTTCCCTGGGTCCCGGCCGAAAATCTGCTGACCGACGAACGGCGGTCGCTTCCCGCCGAGACCGTCCACTATCCGCCGCCATCGAACGTGGTTAGACCGGCAACGACGACCGGGCTCGGGCTCGGAAACACCGTCACCGAGGCGCTGCTGACCGGGCTCTACGAGGTCATCGAGCGCGACGCCGCGATGCTGTCGTGGTACTCGACGTTCGAGCCGCTTCGAGTTGCCGTCGACGACCACGAGCGGTACGACACGCTCCGGCGTCGCGCGGCGTCCGAGGGGCTCGAGGTGACGGCGCTGTTACTGACACAGGACGTGGACGTGCCGGTCATCACCGTCGCACTGGAACAGGACGAGTGGCCTCGCTTCGCACTCGGCACCGATGCGGATCTGGACCCGGGTACGGCCGCCGTCGGTGCGCTGGAAGAGGCGCTCCAGAACTGGATGGAACTCGACAGCATGGGTCCCGAGGCGGCCATGGACGCACAGGGTGCAATCGGGCGCTACGCCGAATCACCCGGCGAGGGGGCCGACCTGACGGCCACCGAGACGGCGGTCCCGCTGGACTCGCTCGGCCCGGACGCAGACCTCTCCGGCGAGGCGGAGCTAGAGACGTTGTGTGACCGGGCAGCTGACGCGGGACTCACGCCCTACGGAGCGCGGCTGACGACGCGCGACCTCGAACAGCTCGGATTCGAGGCGGTCCGTGTCGTCTGCCCGTCGGCACAGCCGCTGTTCTTCGGTGGTTCGTTCTTCGGCGAGCGGGCCGAAGCCGTGCCGGCCGATCTGGGCTTCGAGCCGCGACTCGACAGGGAGCATCATCCGTTCCCGTAG
- a CDS encoding DUF63 family protein, which yields METFERAVDEYGPGQLWVGSFAAVLLVAVGAVMAAPQAVWDRFLWQYFWGPVYADAKAASCAEMTASGPQPLYDGCRAAIQEGRLIAEPGYTIVSEIGYMLILVYMLVGVYFLLERLDIAEDPKLYFAFVPFMLLGGALRTVEDATDRAVDAGVSPIVEYPLSSLIISPVIYGTVFLLTLLVLVVCVDLEQRGIVDSYYRTTGAVGSIFVAVTLLYLTFVALTREYATLYPSVLITTVALASALSYGLYRLFESYRPALNDGTGYIGLLVIWGHAIDGVANVLLADWLDALNVPLTYYPKHPANAFIIEATESLQSAGLTAAIGTSWPFLIVKLAVASLVVSLFNQEFIDDSPRYALLLLIAVTAVGLGPGTRDMLRATFGI from the coding sequence ATGGAAACGTTCGAGCGAGCCGTCGATGAGTACGGGCCCGGCCAGCTCTGGGTGGGCTCTTTCGCTGCCGTCCTCCTCGTCGCGGTCGGAGCCGTTATGGCCGCTCCACAGGCCGTCTGGGATCGGTTCCTCTGGCAGTACTTCTGGGGGCCAGTGTACGCGGACGCCAAGGCGGCCAGCTGTGCCGAGATGACTGCATCCGGGCCACAACCGCTGTACGATGGCTGTAGGGCGGCTATTCAGGAGGGACGGCTCATCGCCGAGCCGGGATACACTATCGTCTCCGAGATCGGCTACATGTTGATTCTGGTGTATATGCTCGTCGGCGTCTACTTCCTCCTCGAGCGACTGGACATCGCCGAGGACCCGAAGCTCTACTTCGCGTTCGTGCCGTTCATGTTGCTCGGCGGCGCGTTGCGGACTGTCGAGGACGCGACCGACCGCGCGGTGGATGCCGGCGTCTCACCCATCGTCGAGTATCCGCTGAGTTCACTCATCATCAGTCCCGTTATTTACGGCACGGTGTTCCTACTGACGCTGCTCGTCCTCGTCGTCTGCGTGGACCTCGAACAGCGCGGCATCGTCGACAGCTACTACCGGACGACTGGCGCTGTTGGTAGCATTTTCGTCGCCGTGACGCTACTCTATCTTACGTTTGTCGCGCTCACACGCGAGTACGCGACGCTGTACCCGTCAGTCCTCATCACGACTGTCGCACTGGCATCGGCGCTGTCGTACGGTCTGTACCGCCTGTTCGAGTCCTATCGACCGGCGCTGAACGACGGAACCGGCTATATCGGCTTGCTGGTCATCTGGGGCCACGCCATCGACGGCGTCGCGAACGTCCTGCTGGCTGACTGGCTTGACGCGCTCAACGTCCCGCTGACGTACTACCCGAAACACCCGGCCAACGCATTCATCATTGAAGCCACCGAATCTCTCCAGTCAGCCGGTCTGACTGCTGCTATCGGCACGTCGTGGCCGTTCCTGATTGTCAAGCTCGCTGTCGCCTCGCTGGTCGTCTCGCTGTTCAATCAGGAGTTCATCGACGACAGCCCGCGGTACGCGCTGCTGTTGCTCATCGCCGTTACCGCGGTCGGCCTCGGGCCGGGCACGCGGGACATGCTGCGGGCGACGTTCGGCATCTGA
- a CDS encoding inositol monophosphatase family protein: MTDASHRAAVAERAARAGGVVAREQFRGDLSVESKANKNDLVTETDRDAQRQVVATIRAEFPDDRFLCEEDLSTRAGPEADREPEAVDSVPDSGSLWVIDPIDGTANYVRGMRLWGTAVSAVVDGEPVASVTYLPSYGDLYAAGPESGTRDGTELSVSGRTDPETFAVAPVGWWDRDDRDEFGRLCSAVGDRFGDIRRLGSFQATLAHVADGALEGLVCTRPMAPWDTLAGVHMVRRAGGTVTDLDGEPWTHDSDSVVASNGEAHEAFVAAGNEALAED, from the coding sequence ATGACAGATGCAAGCCACCGGGCGGCGGTTGCCGAGCGAGCGGCCCGCGCTGGCGGTGTCGTTGCCCGCGAGCAGTTCCGGGGCGACCTCAGTGTCGAGTCGAAGGCCAACAAGAACGACCTCGTTACGGAGACGGACCGCGACGCCCAGCGGCAGGTCGTCGCCACGATTCGAGCAGAGTTCCCTGACGACCGATTTCTCTGTGAGGAAGACCTTTCGACGCGGGCCGGGCCCGAGGCTGACCGCGAGCCTGAAGCGGTCGATAGCGTCCCCGACAGTGGTTCCCTGTGGGTCATCGACCCGATCGACGGGACGGCGAACTATGTCCGTGGGATGCGCTTGTGGGGGACGGCCGTCAGCGCAGTTGTCGACGGTGAGCCGGTCGCATCAGTGACCTATCTGCCCTCGTACGGTGACCTCTACGCCGCCGGCCCGGAGAGCGGTACGCGAGACGGGACCGAACTGTCGGTAAGTGGTCGAACCGACCCGGAGACGTTCGCCGTGGCTCCTGTCGGCTGGTGGGATCGCGACGACAGGGACGAGTTCGGTCGGCTGTGTAGCGCTGTCGGCGACCGCTTCGGCGACATTCGGCGTCTGGGTTCGTTCCAGGCCACGCTGGCACACGTTGCCGACGGGGCGCTCGAAGGGCTCGTTTGCACGCGCCCGATGGCCCCCTGGGACACGCTCGCTGGCGTCCATATGGTCAGACGGGCTGGCGGCACGGTCACTGACCTCGATGGCGAGCCCTGGACCCACGACAGCGATTCCGTCGTCGCCTCCAACGGCGAGGCACACGAGGCCTTCGTGGCGGCCGGCAACGAGGCACTCGCTGAGGATTGA
- a CDS encoding glycosyltransferase family 2 protein has protein sequence MTIQANQANQAGQQGITKAVDEFLVTPESEVTPVLSVVMPTLNEEKGIVECIDRIKTAISELRVPTEIIVSDSSTDATPELARERGATVVTPDEPGYGYAYRYAFDKARGEYIAMGDADTTYDFEMIPQLLEPVQNGDADICMGSRLEGEIRDGSMPPLHKYVGNPLLTRFLNTFYGAGVSDAHSGFRVFTKDALETLELETTGMEFASEMIMEAGANDLTIEEVPIIYHEREGEETLDSFSDGWRHVRFMLVNAPDYLFSYPALLLVSVGAVLMSLSIARLSIGGVNFGIQTMVGGSLLAIVGYQVWTLALFSSIAANPINKPEGVLVGMIRERFQLEHGASIGILAAAVGILYLGSVFGQWLLAGEAALPSATATLLASTVVVLGLQTVFGSFFMSMLADSS, from the coding sequence ATGACGATACAAGCAAATCAGGCAAATCAAGCGGGTCAACAGGGGATCACGAAGGCTGTAGACGAGTTTCTCGTCACGCCGGAGAGCGAAGTCACGCCGGTTTTGAGCGTCGTGATGCCCACCCTCAACGAGGAGAAAGGGATCGTCGAATGTATTGATCGGATCAAGACAGCGATCTCGGAGTTACGTGTGCCGACCGAGATCATCGTGAGCGACAGTTCGACCGACGCGACTCCGGAGTTAGCTCGCGAGCGGGGTGCGACAGTCGTGACACCTGATGAACCGGGCTATGGCTATGCGTATCGCTACGCGTTCGACAAGGCACGGGGAGAGTACATTGCGATGGGTGATGCTGACACGACGTACGATTTCGAGATGATTCCCCAGCTCCTCGAACCGGTCCAGAACGGCGACGCGGACATCTGTATGGGGAGCCGACTGGAGGGCGAGATCCGGGACGGGTCGATGCCGCCACTCCACAAATACGTCGGAAACCCGCTGTTGACGCGGTTCCTGAACACGTTCTATGGAGCCGGTGTAAGCGATGCACACAGCGGCTTCCGTGTGTTCACCAAGGACGCGCTCGAAACGCTAGAGCTAGAGACGACCGGGATGGAGTTCGCCAGCGAAATGATCATGGAAGCCGGTGCGAACGACCTCACCATAGAGGAGGTCCCGATTATCTACCACGAGCGGGAAGGCGAGGAGACGCTCGATAGTTTCAGTGACGGCTGGCGACACGTCCGCTTCATGCTCGTGAACGCGCCGGACTACCTGTTCTCGTATCCGGCTCTGTTGCTAGTGTCGGTCGGGGCAGTGTTGATGTCGCTATCAATCGCTCGGCTGTCGATCGGTGGCGTTAACTTCGGCATACAGACGATGGTCGGCGGGTCGTTGCTGGCAATCGTCGGGTATCAGGTCTGGACGCTCGCGCTGTTCAGTTCCATCGCCGCGAACCCGATAAACAAGCCCGAGGGTGTGCTTGTCGGCATGATACGGGAGCGGTTCCAGTTGGAGCACGGCGCGTCCATCGGCATTCTCGCGGCTGCAGTCGGGATTCTGTACCTCGGGAGCGTGTTCGGACAGTGGCTGCTCGCCGGCGAGGCGGCGTTACCGTCAGCTACAGCGACCCTTCTGGCCTCGACAGTCGTAGTGCTGGGGCTACAGACAGTGTTCGGGTCGTTCTTCATGAGTATGCTAGCAGACAGCAGCTAA